The genome window ATGTGCAGCCAGAACGGCAGGTCGAGCTGGAAGGTCAGGAGACCTGCCACGGCGACACCGATCAGCATCTGGCCGCGTGCACCGATGTTGAAGAGGCCGACACGGAACGCGAGTGCCACACCGAGACCGGCGGCGATCAGCGGGGCCGCGAATCCGAGGGTGTTCGTGAGCGGACGGATCTGCGCGGCGAAGTCGGCACCTCGCGCATTGAAGATCGCTCCGCGGAACAGGGCCTCATAGCCGTTGTAGACGGCGTTCCATGCTGCGGCGATCGTGTCGGTCGGACGCGAGAAGAAATACCCGGAGGCCTCGATCACGTCTTCGTTGGTGAAGGCGATCAGGATGCCTCCGACCACGAGCGCGAGGAAGATCGCCAGGATCGTGGTCACCGCACTGCCGCGCAGCATCTCCTTGAGGATCACGTTGCCGCGCGGGGGCGGCGGAGCGTCGACCGGGTCACGCAGCGTCGTCGTCGTGTTCACCGAGAGCTGGTCGCCCGAGTTCCCGTTCGATCCGTCGCCCTGTGGCGTCGTACCGCTCATGCGGCCACCTCTCCCTCGGCGGCGCCCGCCATCATCAGTCCCAGCGTCTCGCGCGGGGTGTCGCCCGGAACGATCCCGACGATCGTGCCTCGGTACATGACCGCGATGCGGTCGGCGAGAGCTGCGACTTCGTCGAGCTCGGTCGAGACCACGACGACGGGGATGCCGGCGTCACGCGTCTCGATGATGCGCTTGTGGATGAACTCGATCGAGCCCACGTCGACTCCGCGGGTCGGCTGCGCCGCGACGAGCAGACGCAGTTCGCGACTCATCTCGCGAGCGATCACGACCTTCTGCTGGTTTCCGCCGGAGAGAGTCCCCGCCGGAGTGTGCGGACCCTGCGCGCGGATGTCGTACTCCTTGATGCGCGCGTGGGCGAACTCCTCGAGCGCTGCGCGGCGCAGAGTGCCGCCGCGGCTGAACTCGGGGTCGCCTGAGCGATCGAGGATGAGGTTCTCGGCGACGGAGAAGGCGGCGACGAGGCCGTCTTCCGTGCGGTCCTCGGGGACGAAGCCGACACCGGCGTCGAGGATCGCTCGCACGCTCTTTCCGACGAGCTGGGTGCCGTCGAGCGAGATGGATCCTTCGACGCGGGCCGCAAGGCCGACGATGGCCTCGACCAGCTCGGTCTGTCCGTTGCCCTGCACGCCGGCGACGGCGAGCACCTCGCCGGGTCGCACGGTGAAGTCGACGTCATCGACGACGATCGCGCCCGCGGCGGTCAGGACCCGCAGGCCCTTCACCTCGAGGCCGCCGTCGCCCAGGCGCGGAGCGTCCTTGTGCACGGTGAGCTCCACCGCACGTCCGACCATGAGCGAGGCCAGCTCGCCGTTCGTCGCGGTGGGCGATGCCTCGCCGACGATGCGGCCGAGGCGAACGATCGTGATGGTGTCCGCGACCTCGCGGACCTCACGCAGTTTGTGGGTGATGAAGACGATCGCGGTGCCCTCGTCGCGGAGCTGGCGCATGATGCCCATCAGCTCGTCCGTCTCCTGAGGGGTGAGCACGGCGGTGGGCTCGTCGAACACGAGCACCTTCGCGTCGCGCGAGAGGGCCTTGATGATCTCGACGCGCTGCTGCACTCCGACAGGCAGGTCGCCGACGATCGCGTCAGGGTCGATGTCGAAGCCGAAGCGCGCGGCGACGGAGCGCACGTGCTCACGCGCCTTCGCGATGTCGAGGGTGCCGACGCCCTTCGTCTGCTCGTGACCGAGCATGACGTTCTCGGCCACCGTGAACACGGGGACCAGCATGAAGTGCTGGTGCACCATGCCGATGCCGGCGTTCATGGCGTCGCCCGGGCCACGGAACCGCTGGACGACGTCGTCCAGGAGGATCTCTCCCTCGTCGGCCTGGTACAGCCCGTAGAGGACGTTCATCAGGGTCGACTTGCCTGCACCGTTCTCACCGAGCAGCGCATGGATCTGCCCCGGCTCGACGATCAGGTCGATGTGGTCGTTGGCCACCAGGGTTCCGAACCGCTTGGTGATTCCGCGGAGTTCGAGCTTCATATCTGCACCTTATCCAGAAGTGTCATCCAGAAGAGTCTGAAGAATCTGCGGCGCATCCCCCGGGGATCGCCCGGGTGCGCCGTGAACAGTCATCGTCGTCCGTCCACGGCGCGGGGCGAGTGGCCGCTTGCACCACTCGCCCCGCGCTGGAACTCGATGATTTACGGGGAGTTCGGGGACTCCACCGTGATGTCGCCGTCGATGATCTGCTTCTGCAGAGCGGCGATCTCGTCGAGAAGGCCGTCGGGCAGGTCGCCCTCGAACGAGCCGAAGCCCGAGAGCTTCACGCCCTCGTTCTCGAGGGTGCCGACGTACGGAGCCGGGTCGAAGTCGCCCTTCGAGGCTGCGATCGTCGCATCCTGGACTGCGACATCGATCGCCTTCATGATCGAGAAGAGCGTGACGTCGGCCACGGACTCGTCAGCGACGGCGAGGTCGCTGTCGACGCCGATGAGCAGCGTGTCCTTGCCGCTGTCGGCGATCGCCGCAGCCGCGCTCTGGTAGACGGGACCGCCGACCGGGAGGATGACGTCGACGCCCTGGTCGAGCACGCCCTGAGCCGTCTGCTTGGCCGTGTCGTTCGCGTCGAAGCCGCCGGTGAAGGAGCCCTTCTGCGTGGCGGTGTCCCAGCCGAAGACCTCGACCGCACCCGACTTGTCCTCGTTGTACTTCTCGACACCGAGCTGGAAGCCGTCCATGAACACGGCGACCGACGGGATCTGCATTCCGCCGAAGGTGCCGACCTTGTTCACGCCTGCGGCCGACGACCAGCTCGCGGCGGCGTAGCCACCGAGGTAGGCGGCCTGAGCGGTGTCGAAGACGAGCGGCTTGATGTTCGGGGCATCGGTGGTGCCGTCGAAGTCGTTGTCCGCGTAGTCGTCGATGATCGCGTAGTTGATCTCGGGGTTGGCGAGTGCCGACTCGACGGTCGCGGCCGAGAGCTTGAACCCGACCGAGACGATCAGGGAGCAGCCCTCCGAGACCGCGGTCTCGAGGTTCGGCGCGTAGTCGTTGTCATTGGCCGACTCGAACTCGAGCGGCTTCACGCCGAGCTCGTCAGCGGCGGCGTCCATGCCCTCCTTGGCGGACTGGTTGAACGACTTGTCGTTCCAACCGCCGGCGTCGGAGACGAGGCAGGGGAGGAAGTCGGATGCTGCATCCCCGCCCCCGTTGCCGCCCGATTCGGTCGGAGCCTGGCCACAGCCGGCGAGTGCGAAGACGACGCCCGCGGCGATGGTCGCGCCGAGCAGCTTCTTGGTGGTGGAGATGGTCAACTCATGCCTCCCTCAACGATCCCGCGGCCCTCGCGGATCGCTCAAAGTTACCTACTGTTTCGACTTTTGTGCATGCCAGCACCCGAGCGGCAATCGAATGGTTACAAAGCTGAAACCAAGACAGCCGATGAGCGGCGGTCGCTGCTCATCAGAGCACGTCGCCCCGCCCGGTGAGCTTGAGCGACTCCACGACGCCCTTCACCCGCTGCGCGTGCTGCACGGTGGTGACCAGCAGAGCGTCCGGGGTGTCGACGACGACGATGTCCTGCACACCGATGAGGCTGATCACGCGGGACGTCTGACTGACCAGGATGCCGCTGGCGGCATCCGAGAGCACGCGGGCTTTCGGACCGAGCACCGCGAGGTCGTTCTTGCGGCCGTTGTTGATGAGCTTCGTGAGCGAGGCGAAGTCCCCCACGTCGTCCCAGTCGAAGTGGCCGGGCACGACGGCGAGGCGCCCTCGGCGCGCAGCGGGCTCGGCCACCGCGTAGTCGATCGCGATCTTCTTGAGTCCTGGCCAGATCCGGTCCACCGCCGGGCCGCGCCGCTCACGGTCGTCCCACGCCTCGGCGAGTTCCAGGAGCCCTGCATGCAGGGCGGGCTCGTTCGCGGCGAGTTCGTCGAGGAGCACGCTCGCCTTGGCGATGAACATGCCGGCGTTCCAGAGATAGTCGCGGTCGGCGAGATAGGCCTGGGCGGTCTCGAGGTCGGGCTTCTCCACGAAGCTCTCGACGAGGGCGGCCTCGCGGGCTCCGTCGACGACGAGTTCCGGCCCCTTCTTGATGTAGCCGAAGCCGGTCGCGGGCTCGGTGGGAGAGATGCCGATCGTGCAGATGTACCCTTCACGGGCGACCTCGACCGCGTCGCGGACGGCGAACTCGAACACGCGGGTGCTGCGGATGACGTGGTCGGCGCTGAACGAGCCGATGATCACGTCGGGGTCACGACGATGCAGGACCGCCGCCGCGAGTCCGATGGCCGCCGCGGACTCGCGGGGCTCCGACTCGAGGAAGACGTTCAGATCCGCGATGCCGGGCAGCTCGGCCTCCACCGCGGCCCGGTGGGCCCGTCCGGTGACCACGGCGATGCGGTCGTGCCCGGCGAGCGGCTCGAGCCTGTCCCACGTGTCGCGGAGCAGCGAATGCCCGGAACCCGTGAGATCGTGCAGGAACTTCGGGGCGTCGGCACGGGACAGAGGCCACAGACGGCTGCCGATGCCGCCGGCGGGGATCACTGCGTAGAAGTCCTTGATGGGTTGGCTCACCCTGTCAGAGTATCCCGACGGAACATCTCGACATCGAGATACTTAGGCTCCCCTTCGTCGCCCACGGGCGCCACACGGGAATAGGATGGTGTCCGATCGGCCGTGCCTGGCAGCAGGCTCATGCTTGGACCACGCATCGCACGCGACCGAGTCACATCGATCCAGGGAGGACGACCGTGTCCACAAGCGCTCGCTTGACACCGTCGATTTCGGAAACCACTTCCAAGACACCTCGAGGCACCCTCTACCGGGGTCGCGAAGGCATGTGGTCGTGGGTGCTTCATCGCATCACCGGAGTCGCCATCTTCTTCTTCCTGTTGGTGCATGTGCTCGACACTGCACTCATCAGGGTGTCCCCCGAGGCGTACAACGCCGTCATCGGCACCTACAAGAACCCGATCATGGCCCTCGGCGAGGTCGTGCTGGTCGCCGGCATCGTGTTCCATGCGATGAACGGCCTCCGCATCATCGCCGTCGACTTCTGGTCGAAGGGCGCCAAGTACCAGCGCCAGCTGTTCTGGGGTGTGCTCGCGGTGTGGGTCGTGATCATGGCCGGCTTCGTGCCGCGTCACCTCGCACTCGCGTTCGCCGGATTCGGAGGAGGACACTGATGACCGCTCAGACTGTCGCCGCTCCCGTCCGCCGTCAGCGCGGATTCAACCTCGAGAAGTGGGGCTGGCTCTTCATGCGCGGCTCCGGCGTCGTCCTGGTCGTGCTCATCTTCGGCCACCTGTTCATCAACCTGATGGTCGGAGAGGGCATCCACGCCCTCGACTTCGCGTTCATCGCGGGCAAGTTCGCCACGCCGTTCTGGCAGTGGTGGGACGTCATCATGCTCTGGCTGGCCCTGATCCACGGCGCCAACGGCATGCGGACGATCGTCAATGACTACGTCACGAACAACACCGCTCGCAAGGCTCTGACGTGGGCCCTGGGCCTCGCAGCCGCCCTGCTCATCATCCTCGGCACCCTGGTCGTCTTCACCTTCGACCCGTGCCTCGGCGTGACCGAGACGAGCACGCTGTGGGAACAGTGCCAGACGCTGGGCAAGTAGAAGAGAAGGCATACGAGAAGTGACTACCGAGACCCAGGATTCCGTCGTGCGCGACGGTGTGCATTATCACCAGTTCGACATCGTCATCGTGGGCGCCGGCGGCGCCGGCATGCGCGCGGCGATCGAGGCCGGCCCCGGCGCGAAGACCGCGGTGATCTCCAAGCTGTACCCGACGCGTTCGCACACCGGTGCGGCGCAGGGCGGCATGGCGGCTGCGCTCGCGAACGTCGAGGAGGACAGCTGGGAGTGGCACACCTTCGACACCGTCAAGGGCGGCGACTACCTCGTCGACCAGGACGCTGCGGAGATCCTCGCGAAGGAAGCGATCGACGCGGTCATCGACCTCGAGAACATGGGTCTGCCGTTCAACCGCACGCCCGAGGGCAAGATCGACCAGCGCCGCTTCGGCGGTCACACCGCCCAGCACGGCAAGACCCCGGTCCGCCGCGCCTGCTACGCGGCCGACCGCACCGGTCACATGATCCTGCAGACGCTGTTCCAGAACTGCGTCAAGCTCGGCATCAACTTCTTCAACGAGTTCTACGTGCTCGACCTGCTCACGGTGAAGGACGCCGACGGAAAGACCCAGGTCTCGGGCGTCGTCGCCTACGACCTCTCGACCGGCGAGCTGCACGTCTTCCAGGCCAAGGCCGTCATCTTCGCGACCGGCGGTTTCGGAAAGATCTTCAAGACGACCTCGAACGCCCACACCCTCACCGGTGACGGCGTCGGCATCGTCTGGCGCAAGGGCCTCCCCCTCGAGGACCTCGAGTTCTTCCAGTTCCATCCCACCGGACTCGCCGGCCTCGGCATCCTCCTCACGGAGGGCGCGCGAGGAGAGGGCGCGATCCTGCGCAACGCCTCGGGCGAGCGCTTCATGGAGCGCTACGCCCCGACCATCAAGGACCTCGCTCCCCGTGACATCGTCGCGCGCTGCATGGTCCAGGAGGTCGCGGAGGGTCGCGGCGCAGGCCCCCACAAGGATTACGTGCTGCTGGACTGCACGCACCTGGGCGCCGAGGTCCTCGAGACCAAGCTGCCCGACATCACCGAGTTCGCCCGCACCTACCTGGGCGTCGACCCGGTCGTCGAGCCCGTGCCGGTCATGCCCACCGCGCACTACGCCATGGGCGGCATCCCGACCAACAACAACGGCGAGGTCCTCGCCGACAACGACACCGTCGTCCCCGGCCTGTACGCCGCGGGCGAGTGCGCCTGCGTCTCGGTGCACGGCGCCAACCGCCTCGGCACCAACTCGCTGCTCGACATCAACGTGTTCGGCAAGCGCTCGGGTCGCAACGCGGTCGAGTACGTCAAGACCGCCGAGTTCGTGCCGCTCCCGGAGAACCCGGCCGCCTTCGTGTCCGACATGCTCGAGGGTCTGCGCAACAACCAGGGCACCGAGCGCATCGCGGTGCTCCGCAAGGCGCTGCAGGACGAGATGGACAAGGGCGCGCAGGTGTTCCGCACGCACGACTCCCTCCAGCACGTGCTCGGCGTCATCGCCGAGCTGCGCGAGCGCTACAAGAACGTGCATGTAGACGACAAGGGCAAGCGGTTCAACACCGACCTGCTCGAGGCCGTCGAGCTGGGCTTCCTCCTCGACATCGCCGAGGTCGTCGTCTACGCCGCGCAGAACCGCGAGGAGAGCCGTGGCGGCCACATGCGCGACGACTTCCCGACGCGCGACGACGAGAAGTACATGAAGCACACGATGGCCTACCTGACGGGCGATCCGCACTCCTCCACCCCGAGCGACCACATCAAGCTCGACTGGAAGCCCGTCGTCTTCACCAAGAACGACCAGGGCGAATTGAACTACCCGCCGATGGAGAGGAAGTACTGAGCATGTCCAACGCCATCGCTGAAGCTCCCGCTGACACGACCGAAGAGACCGGTATCCAGTCCTTCATCGTCACGTTCAACATCCGCCGGTTCGACCCCGAGGTCGACGCCGAGCCGCACTGGGTCGACTACGACGTGGAGCTCTACTCGACCGACCGCGTGCTCGACGCGCTGCACAAGATCAAGTGGGAGGTCGACGGCTCGCTCACGTTCCGCCGCTCCTGCGCCCACGGCATCTGCGGCTCCGACGCCATGCGCATCAACGGACGCAACCGCCTCGCCTG of Microbacterium sp. LWH13-1.2 contains these proteins:
- the sdhC gene encoding succinate dehydrogenase, cytochrome b556 subunit — encoded protein: MWSWVLHRITGVAIFFFLLVHVLDTALIRVSPEAYNAVIGTYKNPIMALGEVVLVAGIVFHAMNGLRIIAVDFWSKGAKYQRQLFWGVLAVWVVIMAGFVPRHLALAFAGFGGGH
- a CDS encoding BMP family ABC transporter substrate-binding protein codes for the protein MTISTTKKLLGATIAAGVVFALAGCGQAPTESGGNGGGDAASDFLPCLVSDAGGWNDKSFNQSAKEGMDAAADELGVKPLEFESANDNDYAPNLETAVSEGCSLIVSVGFKLSAATVESALANPEINYAIIDDYADNDFDGTTDAPNIKPLVFDTAQAAYLGGYAAASWSSAAGVNKVGTFGGMQIPSVAVFMDGFQLGVEKYNEDKSGAVEVFGWDTATQKGSFTGGFDANDTAKQTAQGVLDQGVDVILPVGGPVYQSAAAAIADSGKDTLLIGVDSDLAVADESVADVTLFSIMKAIDVAVQDATIAASKGDFDPAPYVGTLENEGVKLSGFGSFEGDLPDGLLDEIAALQKQIIDGDITVESPNSP
- a CDS encoding ABC transporter ATP-binding protein; its protein translation is MKLELRGITKRFGTLVANDHIDLIVEPGQIHALLGENGAGKSTLMNVLYGLYQADEGEILLDDVVQRFRGPGDAMNAGIGMVHQHFMLVPVFTVAENVMLGHEQTKGVGTLDIAKAREHVRSVAARFGFDIDPDAIVGDLPVGVQQRVEIIKALSRDAKVLVFDEPTAVLTPQETDELMGIMRQLRDEGTAIVFITHKLREVREVADTITIVRLGRIVGEASPTATNGELASLMVGRAVELTVHKDAPRLGDGGLEVKGLRVLTAAGAIVVDDVDFTVRPGEVLAVAGVQGNGQTELVEAIVGLAARVEGSISLDGTQLVGKSVRAILDAGVGFVPEDRTEDGLVAAFSVAENLILDRSGDPEFSRGGTLRRAALEEFAHARIKEYDIRAQGPHTPAGTLSGGNQQKVVIAREMSRELRLLVAAQPTRGVDVGSIEFIHKRIIETRDAGIPVVVVSTELDEVAALADRIAVMYRGTIVGIVPGDTPRETLGLMMAGAAEGEVAA
- a CDS encoding succinate dehydrogenase hydrophobic membrane anchor subunit; the encoded protein is MTAQTVAAPVRRQRGFNLEKWGWLFMRGSGVVLVVLIFGHLFINLMVGEGIHALDFAFIAGKFATPFWQWWDVIMLWLALIHGANGMRTIVNDYVTNNTARKALTWALGLAAALLIILGTLVVFTFDPCLGVTETSTLWEQCQTLGK
- the sdhA gene encoding succinate dehydrogenase flavoprotein subunit, which translates into the protein MTTETQDSVVRDGVHYHQFDIVIVGAGGAGMRAAIEAGPGAKTAVISKLYPTRSHTGAAQGGMAAALANVEEDSWEWHTFDTVKGGDYLVDQDAAEILAKEAIDAVIDLENMGLPFNRTPEGKIDQRRFGGHTAQHGKTPVRRACYAADRTGHMILQTLFQNCVKLGINFFNEFYVLDLLTVKDADGKTQVSGVVAYDLSTGELHVFQAKAVIFATGGFGKIFKTTSNAHTLTGDGVGIVWRKGLPLEDLEFFQFHPTGLAGLGILLTEGARGEGAILRNASGERFMERYAPTIKDLAPRDIVARCMVQEVAEGRGAGPHKDYVLLDCTHLGAEVLETKLPDITEFARTYLGVDPVVEPVPVMPTAHYAMGGIPTNNNGEVLADNDTVVPGLYAAGECACVSVHGANRLGTNSLLDINVFGKRSGRNAVEYVKTAEFVPLPENPAAFVSDMLEGLRNNQGTERIAVLRKALQDEMDKGAQVFRTHDSLQHVLGVIAELRERYKNVHVDDKGKRFNTDLLEAVELGFLLDIAEVVVYAAQNREESRGGHMRDDFPTRDDEKYMKHTMAYLTGDPHSSTPSDHIKLDWKPVVFTKNDQGELNYPPMERKY
- a CDS encoding mannose-1-phosphate guanylyltransferase, whose protein sequence is MSQPIKDFYAVIPAGGIGSRLWPLSRADAPKFLHDLTGSGHSLLRDTWDRLEPLAGHDRIAVVTGRAHRAAVEAELPGIADLNVFLESEPRESAAAIGLAAAVLHRRDPDVIIGSFSADHVIRSTRVFEFAVRDAVEVAREGYICTIGISPTEPATGFGYIKKGPELVVDGAREAALVESFVEKPDLETAQAYLADRDYLWNAGMFIAKASVLLDELAANEPALHAGLLELAEAWDDRERRGPAVDRIWPGLKKIAIDYAVAEPAARRGRLAVVPGHFDWDDVGDFASLTKLINNGRKNDLAVLGPKARVLSDAASGILVSQTSRVISLIGVQDIVVVDTPDALLVTTVQHAQRVKGVVESLKLTGRGDVL